The Mycobacterium avium subsp. avium genomic sequence CCATTGTCGACTGTGGTCGCTGGTTGCGTGTCGGCCTGGCCGCCGGCGTCGGTCGTGGTCGTCGTGGTTTCGGTGGTGCTGGTGTCGCTCATGGTGCTGATACCTCCTGTGTTTCGAGTTGCGGCCACGTACGGCGCCGCAGTGTTTCAGTGGCGTAGCTGACGCGCGTGGTCAGCTCATCGGGCAACTGGTAACCCAAGTGCGCCAATAGTGTTCGTTCGGCGTCGGTCGCAGGCCGCTCGAAATACCAGATGCGTGCGGCGCGGTCGAACAGCAGTTGCACACCGCACCCGTCAGCGCGGCCGTAGTCGGCGAACAGGGTTGAGTCTTCGGCGCGCTGTAGGTCGGCCGGCAGCGATTCGAAGACGAGCCAGCCGCGCGGGTCCGGTTGCGGGTACTGGGCGCCGATGCCGTCGCCGGCGCTCATCGTGCCGCCTGCCTCTGTTGCACACCTTGCAGCCAGCGAGCCAGCACATCGAACTCGTGCACGTCACCGAATTCAGGACCGGCGCCGCATTCCAATGCCTTGGTGACGGCCACCCGCAACCAGTCGGCCAGCTCGCGGGCCACCGTCCAGGGTTCGCAGTAGCGCATCAGAATGTCGGTGGCCGTATGGTCGCCGCTCCATAGCGACTGGGCCAGAAGCAATGCGTCGATCGGTGCGGCCGCCCTGCGTTCTTCGAAGGTCGTCATGAGCGGCCCAGAATGTCTTTCACGGCTTCGCGGATGACGCCGAGCCGGCCGTAGTACGCCTGGTCGTCGGTGCCCTGCGCGCCCACGCGGATAGCGACGTCGACCACGCCCAAGCACGCGGCGAGCACGACCTCCGAATCCCGCGTGCTGATGCCGTCGAACGCCTCGTCGATGTCGAGGCCACCCTGTTCGTGCTGACGTCGTACCAGCTCGATCAGCTCAAGAGCCACCGACGCAACCTGGCGGTTGAAATCGTCCTGCTCGTCTCGGATTTCATCCATCTTCCCTGTTTCCCTTCTCTTGATGGTGCTGCGGATTTGTCAGTCGACTAATGGCAGACGCTGCCGTTTGCTGGCGACGTCTTCACAGTCTCTCCGGTGGCCTTGGGTTGCTACATCGAACCCGCATCGTGGACAGCGGCCCGGGCCCGTGGGGGGCGCGAATCGTCCGTTCCGGTGGCCGTCGCGGCGAGGGATTCCATTACTTCCCGTGACCGCCGTGACAGCCGTGCCGGATTGGCATACATCCTGGTCAGACATTTTTTTATGTGTCACGGATGCGGCACGGCCGTCGCGCATGTCACGGGTACCGTTCTCGTCCGTGACACGCTGAGCTGCAATGTCACGGTCGTCGCGCACGTCACGGATAGATGCGGTCGGCACGTAGCGTTGCCACGCCTGAGCGAGTCCATCGTCGCCGGCGACCTGATAGCCCTTGGCCCTCCCATTGCCGATGCGGATGGTGTTCGACCGCACTCCGTACCGAGCCAATTCCTTTGCTAGGCGTCGCTGATCGAGCGGCTTGCCCCAGAGGTCGGCCCACTCGGATTCGTCATCGGATGTCAGCGCAGAGACGATGTCGACCGAGAACATCCGGTCGCGCTCGCCGAACACCGTGCGGACGTCGCGAAGTAGTCGAGCGCCAGATGACAGTTCCTCGACCTCGTTGTCCAGCACGAAGTGACGGCAGGCGGATCGTGCCCGCGCCGGCCAGTCGCCGCCGGCGGCGTCGGCGACCGCCAGCAGGGACTCCCACACTTCGGCCGCGCGGTCACGCACGCCGTCAGGCATCGTTGGCCGCGCGGCACACAGTGCATCGAAGTTGGTCTCGGCCCAGTCCGACAGTCGGTCTCGCAGCGGGGCGGCGTGCGCCTCGGCGTCGCGCTCGCGGAATTCGGCGACATGCTCGTCGGGCGCTCGCTTACGCATATGCAGGACGGCCGCAGCCCGGTCTAGCACCGTGCGAGGCATCTTGCCCGCCAGCCCGGCCAGTGCAAGAGGCGCGAACACTGGAAACTCAACCACGCGCATGCTTTTGGCATCACCTTCGCAGCGGTCCACCGTGGCGCCCCGTTTGTATCCGGCGTTGAACAACGCGCGCAAATCCTCGGCCTGCGGGTTGGCGGTTCGGCCGAAAACTGCGTCAGCCTCGTCCTGCAAGATGGTCGGCGGCTGGTCGCCGGCGGCCGCGATCCGTCGATAAAGTGCCGCAGTCGTCGTTGACAGTGTGAGCTTCGCATTGCGGCACAACAGCGCCAGCACTTCCAGCACGCGGGTCTTCCCCGATCCCGGTTCAGGGCTGTCGATTATCAGCCGTGGCGTCACATAGAAAGCGCCGACGGTCCAGGTGTGGGCGATCCACAGCACGATGACCACGAGATAGTGCGGCGACCGAAACGCGAAGAACGGGCCGGCGAAGCGTTCAATGTCGTCGAGCAGTTCGGCGCCGCCAGTTTCCTGCCCCATTGCCCGTTTGAGCTCAGCCTCGAATGTGCCCATCAGGCTTCTCCCCGTAGTTCGGCGAGCCGGCCGGCGCAGTCGAGAACTGAAACGGTCGCGGCGCTGACGAGCGCGGCGAGCTGGCTTTCCGCGCCGGCCTGTGCGGCTTCGACAAGCGCATTGCCGGCGGACTCGACCCGGCGCCGCAACGATCGGGCAAGCACCACTGCGCCGTAAAATCGGGCGGCCTGTGGTACTGCGCCGCTAGTGGTTGCGTCCATGAGCGCCAACGCAATCGCGCGATTGACGCGGCCGGCGCGGCTCAACTCGTCGAGGACTATTTGTGCGTCGCATGGCTGACCGGCCACGGCAAGGCGGCGGATGGTACTGACAAGCACCGACATTTAGGTTTAGTGGGCGTCCGCGGACGGCCGAGGCCACCGACCGGAACACCTGGTGATTCCTGATTTTTGAGTGGTCGTCCGCGGCGCGTCTCAGGTGCCGACCGGTGTCCCTGTTCGGGAACTTGGAGCCGCTCGGGAGCGGACTTCTGCTTGCGGAATGTCTGGGCCATGCCCGTCGGAGCCGGGGACTGACCTGGATCCGTCGAAAGGATGTGCGTGGAACTGATTTTGGGTATCGACGTGGCGTGCCGGGCTGCTCATCAAGCATCGCTGGCCCGTCCCGATGGGACGTATGTGTGGACCGGACGAAAGTTCTTCACCCGGCCCGCCGACCTCGAAAAGCTCTGGAAAGTAATCGGACTCAGCGAGCAAGACACCGTGCGGGTGGTGATGGAGCCCACCCGCAACGCATGGGTTCCGCTGGCATCCTGGTTTCGTCATCACGGCGCCCGGATCTCGATGGTGCCCACCACCCAGTCAGCAGACCTGCGCGCCTACTACTCCAAGCACACCAAAAATGACCATCTGGACTCCAAGCTGTTGGCCCGGTTGCCCTTGCTGCATCCAGAGGGGCTGCGTGACCACAGCGGCGACGGGCCCGGCGAACCGCTGCGGCGCCTGGTCAAGATCCGCTCCTCGATCGTCAAGCGCCGCACCGCAGTCTTCCAGCGCCTTGACGCCCAGCTCGAGCTCCTCGGTCCAGCCTGGTACGACGCGCTGGGATCCAACTATGGCAAGGCCGCGCTGGCACTGCTGGCCCGCTACGCCGACCCGCACAGCCTGATCCGTCTCGGCCATGCCCGCCTGACCCGCTTCCTGATCCGCCACTCCCGCGGCGCCTGGCGCGAACCACACGCCACCCTGCTGTTGACCGCCGCCCAAGAATCGCTGCAGCTATGGGGATCTGGCGCTAATGCCCGCATCGACTTCGCCGAACTGGCCGCCGACATCGCTACCGAAGCCGAGCAAGCCCAGATGCTCACCGAGCAGATCGACGACCTCGACGAGCGCGCCGCCAACCTCTACGCCGAGGCCGACCCGCGCGGCATCATCGCCTCAGCACCCGGCGTCGGGCCCGTCACCTGTGCGGTCATCGCCGGCCGCATCGGCGACCCGCACCGGTTCCACTCCCTAGCCGCCATCCGCGCCTACTCCGGCCTCGTCCCCAAGGTCAACCAGTCCGGACAAGCAGAACAGCGCCACGGACTCACCAAAGCCGGTGACCCGCTGCTGCGCGAAGCCCTCTTCGCCGCCGCTGACCAAGCCCGCAAGAGCGACCCGCAACTGGCCGCGAAATACAAACGCCTGATGAGCACCGAGCGCCACCACGATTCGGCGATCTGCCACATTGCCACCATCCTGCTCACCCGCATCGCCACCTGCTGGCGCGCCGGAGCGCACTACGTGCTGCGCGACACCGACGGACGACCCATCACCTTCGAAGAAGGACGCCGCATCGTCCGCGCCCACCACACCGTCGACAAGAAGACTCGCATCAACGCTGCCTCCAAGCGCTACTCCCAGCGCCAAAAAGGCAGGACGGGCCGGGAACAACAGGAGTCGCTACGCGCTCCAATTCACCGGCCCGTCCACCCCAGCATAAAACCCACCGAAGTAGCTTGACTCCCCTTAGGAACTCGAGGCGGGCGACTCGAAATCATCGTCGGCCACCAGCTCAAGCGCCGCCGTGACGTCAGCAGGTGACGACCACATGAGTGTGCCCACGAAAACGGTTTCGACGTTGGGAAGTTGACCCACGGCGGGCATCGGTGCGCTCGCGGCAGGGCGACCGCTTAGCGACGGGGCCTGGCAGTTACGGCGGGTATCGTTGGTGCTGTCGATTGCGGTTGTAGGCGATGACATGAGAGTCGGGCCCTGGTGCGGGGCCCGGCTTTCGCCTTTCGGTGGGCCGTTCATGCCGCCCCGCCGAAAGGTTCCAGCGCCGCGTCCACTTCGTTGAGGTCGACGCGAAACAACCGTGCATTGGCCCGGTAGCCTCTGAATTTGCCATCCGCGATCATCTGGCGGATGGTGCGCGTCGACACGCCAAGGTATTCAGCAGCGTCTTTCATCGACGCCCAACGGCGGGCCGGCGGATTGTTCTCGGGGTGCCGACGAGCGCGGCAGTTGGGACCAGTGTGTGAACTGGTTTCTTCAATTGGCTTGATCGCCATCAACTCTCCAAGTAGCTCGGCGTTAAAGCCGAAGGGTTCTACCGGAGAGATTCGAGACCACCACGGGACCGAGCTTCCGGCAGAAGCCATTTCGGCTTCTAGCGTTGCTCGACCTTCCCTATATCAGGTGGTCCGTTACGGGGCTAATCCTTACCCGAAACGCCTATGGCAGGCTCAACCCCCATATCGGGGATTGCCGGGCTACTTTCACCTCTAGCACTTCAATTGGTACCAGACATTTCCGAAAGTCGCCACAACGTGCCGCGCTTGAGCGTGTCAGTCCCCCGACGGGGACGGTTCTACGGCCACCAATTTCGACAGCAAGCGGGCTATCTGACGGTCTCGGCCTTGTGCCGCATGCTGGTAGCGCATCGCAGCTTGCGGTGTCGAATGTCCAAGGCGCGCCATCAGTTCCGCGAGCGTGGCGCCGGTAGCAGCCGCGAGCACTGCGCCGCTGTGGCGCAGGTCGTGCCAGCGCAAGTCATCGCGCTTGGCTACAGAGCGCGCCCGGTAGAACTGGCGGTACAGGCTGGCCGGCGCCAGGTGGCCGCCGTGTACGGCCGGGAACAGCAGAGCGTCTTTGTCTGGCTCGACGAACCGGTCAAGGTGGTCTCTGATCGCGGGTAGCAGATGCGGCGGGATTTCGACGTCGCGGCGGCCGGCGTCCGACTTGGGTGTGGTGATCTGAAAGCCTTGCTCGACGCGCACGACGGCACGCTCGACGCGCACCACCCCGTACGTGTCGTCGGGGTCATCGGCGTCGACGATGATGATGTCGCGCCGGCGTAGCTCGGTCAGCTCGCCGAACCGCAGCGCACACCATGCGGCGAGCAATACCATCGCCCGGTAGCGTTCGGGCATTTCTTCGGCGATAGTCGCAATTTCGTCGAGCGTCGCCGGCCGAATCTTGTGGACGCGGCGAGCACTGCCGGCGCCACGGATCACGCACGGGTTGACCTTGATCTTGCCGTCGCTCAGGGCGGTACCCATGATCGTCCTCAACAGCCCGTAGCAGTGCGCGCGCAGCGTCGGCGTATTGGCGCCGAGCTTGGCATGCCAGGCACGCACGTCGTCGGCAGTGATAGATGCGATCGGCAGGCCGCCAAACGTCGGCACGATGTGATCCCCAAGCAGCTTGGCGTAGTGCTGACGGGTGCGGTCTTTCAGGTCACGTTGCGCCATCCACGTTTTCGAGTAGGTCTCGAACGTCAGTTTCGGCACTGGTTGTTCGTCGGCTTCGGGCGGCACCCACGCCTTACGGATGATTTCGGCCTGGCGCAGAGACAGCCACCCGCGAGCGTCTTTCTCGGTCAGGAATGTCTTGGGCGCGGTGTAGCGGCGGCCGTCGGGCCCGTGGTACATCGCGCGCCAGCGCCCGCTGGGCAGTTTGTGGGCGGTTCCGAATGCGCCGCGCTTCTGCGGCTTGCGGCCTTCTCCCCTAACCACGTCGCACCTTTCTGCGATACTCCGGTGTGCACTGGCGTGAACTGCGTGAACTCGTTGTGAGCTAACAAGACCGTATCAACTTTCCGCAACTTTCCGAACGATTCCGCTATACTGGACAACGTGATCGCAGGTAGTACGGCTATTCGGCCAGGTCACAACACCCACGCTAGCAAACCGATTGAACTGGTTCAATCCCAGTATCGCGCACCAGAGTTTTTGCAGCTCAGCTGCACTATATAGTGCAGCTTATCAGTTTGCATACAACAATCATGCAATAAGCATTGGATCGCTCCGGGTTAACTGGCACTTGGGTTACGAGCCGTATGTGTGCTGAGCGGGAGTTGGCTGAATGGCTGCGCCGCATGGGACGCGCCCTCCGGCTGAGTTGGCTGGCCACCCGCTGCTTTACTTCTCCTTCCCAAACTTGTCGCCGCTGGACACTGAATGGGGAGGCTCAACGCTCGCGGTGGAAGCTGAGAAGCATGAGCCGGATTTGATTGTCCTGGAACCATTTCACGGCTGGCGGAAGGCAAGGAAGACAACGTCGACACCTGGCGGAATCTGTACAACTCCACCATGGTCCCGCTCCGTCGGCAGAGTCGCACGGTGCTGCGCATTGAGCATCAGGGTCACGATTCGAGCAAGGGGGCACGGGGGTCGCCCGCGAAGCGGGATGTCGACGTGGCGTGAATTATGAAGCGCAGCGGGAACGAGGTGTCCCTGATCCGCGACGAGGGACGGGGGTTGAGCCCCCTGCGAAGGTCCTGTTGTGTAGGCATGCCGCGCCGGCGCGGCACCCTCCCGTCATCCGCGACGGCAAGCAAGGTGAGTGCATTGAGGCGTTAGAGCGGCTCGACGTTCCGCTCGATGCGAGCCGGGATGAAGCCGCACGCACCTTGCGCGCCGAGAACGGCTATCAGTTCCGCAACGCAGTGGTCCATGCCGCCCGGGATGCCCGTCACTCGTCCCCGCTCTAGAGGGACGATATGTGGTGGGGATGGTGATAATACGCAGGTTAAACGACTTTATCGTCGTCCCGCCCCATACACCCCCTTTAGGGGGCATATGTTGTGGGGACGCGCGCGTAGTCGGCAGCATAGTGTGTAAAACAGCTTAATCTGCGGCCCGGGCAAGGTAGCTTTCCCTGCGTGTCAACTCCGCCGCTTGCGCAGGTGCCCTATTCGGCTATAAGCCGCGTTGCAAGGATTCGGCTGGAGGCCCGGCGCATCGCTGCCATGGTTGCCCAGTTACCCGATGTAGTCCTCGATCAGTCGAACTCAAATGTGGTTCGGCAGGCGGCCTTAGATTCTTTCTATCTCAATGCTCGTCTGCTGATCGAGTTCCTCGAAGTTTGCCCGCAGCGCAGTGACAGGTCCGTGTCCAATACCCTTGCAAAGGGGACGATTTGGCCAACACCATTCCTGACGGCTGCTCGAAGGCGGAAACTGCGCGAGTACTATAAGGACACAAGCAAGCACGTCATCCACTTCTCAACTCGGCGCACCGAGCTGGTTCCCATAACCGGCTGGAAATTGCGTGCAGTTGCCAGAACTGTCTTGGCGCTTTGGGACGAGTTCGCGACAGTCAGCTCACATCCCTTGGTGCCAAGAGCATCCGACCTCAGGCACCTGGATCTCTGATCTCCTTCGTTCCGACCTGCGCAGCGGTCCATGCCCACATTTTTCGAAAACTTGCTCGGTGCGAGAGAGCTTCCGAAGGGTCACGCGGCCCATCGGCCTCGGGGATTTCGACCCACCCCTACCGGGGGGTTAATGTCTTGCAGCCAAGGGCTCCGCGAGCGAGAAGCGCACGGGGCGCGGTGTCGTCGGATCGGCCATGACCTTGTCGCTGTCTACGTGTCGATCCACGATCCGGTAAGTGTTCATGGATACACTCAGCTTGTGGGCGGACTATGCCCAAACCTCCACAGTCCCCTTCCAACGCCCAATAGGCGCGTGTCACTGCCACGGCCTGTCAGCATTCGACGGTAGTCTTGCGGCAACTCTTGGGATCTTTTGCGCCCAAAACCAGGGTTGTGCCCCGTGAAGTGGTGTAAAGCCGATCGGCGTTTCGCCTGAGGCTCTGCGAGTTTCCACTATGCCGTGATGGCGGCGGGGACGGCAACGGATTGGTCGGCTGAATCGGAGCGGGGATGTAATAGGGCCAGGGTGGTCTCGGAGAGATAGCGCTTTTCGGCGACTTGCCATTCGTCGTGGGCTTCGACGAGAACGGAGCCGGCCAGCCGTAGCAGCGCGGCGGGGTTGGGGAAGACGCCGACGGCGTCGGTGCGGCGGCGGATCTCTTTGTTGAGTCGTTCACTGGTTATCTGGAGCACTGTGTGCGATAGCTGTTGTGACCTGCAGGTTTGTGTCGTGGAGGGTGTCCATGACGCGGCTGGAGATCGATATCGGTTGGCGGTCAGCATGGCCCGATCGTTACCGAATCGCGATGCGTCCGTTCATGGTGTCTTCCGGTGTCGTCGCGGAGTTGGCCAAGGGCGCACGCGAGTTGGCGGCGTAGCCGCCGGTTCTCATCGGCGAGTTCGTGGTTGCGGCGGTTGGCGATTTCGAGGCGCTGCCGCAGGGAGTCGTCGCTGGCGCGTTGTCGGGCAGGTAACGGTGTGCTTGGCTCGGGCCGGTGCTGGGCGCGGAGCCGGCAGATCTCGTCTTTGAGGTCGATTTGGGTGTAGATCCACGAGCGGGAGACACCGGCATGGCGGGCGACGGATTCGAAGGTGAGCACGGCGCCGGTCCGGTCGAGTTCGTGCATCGCCGCGATCGCCTTGGCGCGGGTGTGTTCGTGCCGCTGCTGGGCCGCCCGGATGAGGTTGATGCTGTTGTCAGCCCGCATGTTTGGCCTTCCCTGGTTCTGAATCGTTGAGGGCGGTGATGATGGTGTCCAGGTTGTGCAGGACTTGACGGTTCATCTCGGCCAGACGTTGTTGGCCGCGGGCTTCGGCGGCGGTGATCAGCTGCAGAGTCTGTTGCCGCTGCTGGTGGTGCTGGGGCAGGAACTCGGCGGTGGTGAGGAACATCGGGCAGGTCAGGCAGGCGTTGGCGTGCGGGCAGCTCTGCTGCACCGGCAGTCCGCAGTAGCCGTTGGGTAGGGCCTGGGTGGCTCGGCCGAGGCGCTGTTTGGCCCAGGCGGCCTCCGCGATCGGCCCGGACGGGTCGAAAATGATTGTGGCGCCGTGGATGTCGACCTTTCGAGCTGCCTCCCACTGACGGCGCACGGTGGTGTCGTGCAGGCGGGCGTAGTGCCCGGTCATCTGCGCGGAGTCATGGTCGAGGATGCGTCGCACGACCTCTTGCGGGACGTCGCGGTTGATCAGCCGGGTGCCCAGGGTATGGCGCCACTGGTGCGGGGTGAGGTGCACCGGCTGGCCGTGCTCGTCGCGGATGTCGCAGACGGACAGCCAGCGCAACAGCGCCATCCGGTAGGTGGGACTCGCGATCGGGTGGGTGCCGTCAATGTTCTTCGTCGGCCGTGGGAACAACACCGGCGTGCCTGCCGGCCAACGCTGGGAGGTGTGGTTGCGATGTTCGGCGATGAGTTCGCGCAACTGCTCGTCGATGGGCACCAACGCGTCGCGTTTCATCTTGTGGTTGAGGTAGCGCAGATACGGTGCGCCTTCGGCATCGGCGACCACACAATCGCTGCGCAGCCGCAGCGCATCAGTGATCCGTAGCCCGCAACGCATCAAGATGATCGTGATCAACCGGTGAGCGGGGTCGGCGTATCGGGCAAGGTTGTCGGGATCCTCGAGCTGGGTCATGACCTGTTCGGCCAGTGCCCGAGGCAACCGTTCATCGCGTTTGGGGTAGTCCTCGGCGAAGAACATCGCGTCTGCGGGAAGGTCTGTGTCCCAACGGTGTTGGCGGACGGTAGCGAAGAATCGGTTGAGCAGCCCGATATGGGTCCCGCGGCGTTGGGCACCGATGGAGTCGCTGCGCAGGTTGGCCAAATAGCGCTCCAGCACCGGCCGGTTGATCCGGTCGATGCTCTCGACGCCGATGTCGGCGAGGTACCCGGCGAAGCGGGTGAGCGCAACGACCGGCCTGCCGCCGCCGGCTTCCAGACCCAATCCGGTCGATAGCCGCCACCGGACCCACCGCTTGGCCAGATCCCGCAGCCACGGCTGCGGAATACCGTCGAAGCGCAGCGTGCGGTCTCCGTCGTAGCCGAGCCGGCGCATGCGCCAGACTTCGCGCGGGTATTCGGCGTCCCAGCCGCCGGCCTCGGCCAGGTCGGCGATCACCCGGGATGCGTAGCTGAGGAATCCACGGGAGCGAGTGTCGTTGATCGTCGACCGAGCCCAGTCATGCCAGGTGTCCTCGTCGTGGTGGAGCAGGGAGCCCACGCCTGCGGCGGCCAGTGCCTTCACCACGCGCATGACCACGTCCGGGGTGAGCTTGCCCTGCCGATCGTCGTGGCGGCGTTGCAGCACGTACTGCAGTTCCAGCTTCAGCTGACCGATCAGCCGGTCGAGCCGTATCTGCTCACTGGCCAACGGGGCTTCGGCGGCGAAGCGGTCGGCGAACACGTCGATGTCGGGTCTGCCGTTGACCTTCCAGGTGTTGGTGTGGGTTTGGCAGAACGCAGACGTGCCCTGCGGCCAGAGCTCGCAGTGCGGAATCCGGCAGGTCACCCCGGCCGCTGGTTGCTTGAACGGCTGCGGTTCGGCCAGCCATCCGGCCAGGCTGGGGCGCCCGGCGCGTTCCCATCGTTGCGCGTGCAGCCCGCACATGCCGCCACGGGCAGAGCCGTAACCGCAACCGGGCACCCGGCAGCGCTGGTTGGGTTGTCGCCGCCGCCACCGCGGATCGGTCGACACGACAAACTGCTCCACCGACGGGCGTCCTTCGTCGTCCCACCGTTGCCGATGTCCTTCACACAGGCCGCGTCCGCGGGCGGTTCGCCCGCACCCCTCAACCCGGCACTCGGCTCCACCAAACACCGGATCATCGGCACCGAATTCCAGTACATCGCTGCGGAATTCGCTGCGGACCTCGGCCATCAGCTTGCCGATTAGCCCCGACGGGCCGGCGGGCTTCAGCGACGGCGCGCTCATAGCCGCACCTGCCCATCGGTGAACCAGCCTGCCTGTTCCATGACCCGCCGAGCGTCCTCCACGGTGAGGTGCCCATACGTCGTGGTCGTCGTCGCCACGTGCGCATGTCCGAGCAGGTGCGCGACCACCTCGATGCTGACTCCGTCGCGCAGCAGCCGGGTTGCGGCCGTGTGTCGCAGCCAGTGCGGGTCGAAGTCGATCCCGGTCCGCCGGCGCAGCCTCCGCACCAGGTCGTAGACCGCAGCGTAGGTCAGCGGATGCCCCTGCGGGCGGCCCCACAGGTTGACGAACACGTAGTCGCTGTCCAGATCGCCGTACTCGCTGTGAAGGTAGTCGGCGAACAATCGGATCAACGCGCTGCTGACTGGGATCGTGCGGACGGTCTGTGACTTGGCGCGCGCGCCATTGGCGTTATCGCGTCGCCGCACCGTCACCTCATGCTCGGCAGCGGCGATGTCGTTGTGCCGCAAACCAAGTGCCTCACCGATCCGCATCCCGGTGTCGTAGAGCACGGCGAACAGCAATCGGTCCCGCAGCCGACCGCAACCATCCAGGATCGCCTGCACCTCGTCCGGTGAGAGCACCCGCGGCAGCTTCTTCGGCGCCTTCAACGCGATCACCCGCCGCGACCTCGGCGCGCCCTTGCTGATGTGGTGCAAAAACGGCTTCCAACCACCGCGCGCGCCGCCGACCTGCCACGAGGTCAGCAGAGCGCTGACATCCAGCCCATCTCGTGCGGCGTGGGTGTAAAACGCCCCGACCGCCGAAAGCTTGCGGTTCACAGTAGATTCCGTGCAGTGATGCGGCACCGACGGCAACACCGCAACCTGCCCATGCCGGGCCCGCAGCGGCAGCCGCAGCCAGGCCACGAACTCACCTACGTCATCAAGCCGCACCGCCCGCCAGTCCAGCCCACGCTCGGCGAGAAAACCGAACCAGTCCTTGAGATCGTGCGCGTACGCCTTGACCGTGTTCGGTGATCGCTCGATATCGGTCAGATACGCCAGATACCGGTCAACCGCTGCTACCGGAGCGTCGTCGTCGCCGAGAACGGTCCACGACTCACGCAACGAGACCGGCGAGATAACTCGTGCAATCTGCATCGCCCCTCCGCAGGCTCTTGCCTCCTGGACGACTGCAGATAAACACGTCCACCACGCAGAACCTGGGACCTCAACGCCTCGTGTCGGACATCAAGGACACCGCCTGCAGGACTCCAGATAACTGCGGGGTTGTTGGACCAGATCTGGGACCAGACATCTTTGGGGAATGCAGTGAAGGCCAGGATATCTTCGCGGGCGGTGGCCAGGTGGTCGGCCACGGCGGGCAGTTTGTCGGTGACGTAGTCGATGAGCCGGTCGAACTGCGCGGCCACCGCGGGGGCATCGGGTTGGTCGTAGACGCTGTGCAGCATCGCTTTGACCGCCGGCCACATGCTCTTGGGGCAGATGCTCATCAGGTTGGCCGCGTAGTGTGTGCGACACCGCTGCCAGGCCGCTCCGGGCAGGTTGGCCGCGATCGCCTCGCGCAGCCCGGCGTGGGCGTCGCTGGTGACCAGGCGTACGCCGGCCAGCCCGCGGGCGACGAGGTCGGCGAAGAACTCGTTCCAGGCCGGGCCGGTCTCGCTGGTGACCACCCGCATGCCCAGGACTTCGCGGTGTCCGTCACCGTTGACGCCAGTGGCCAGCAGCACGACCCCGTTGACCACGCGGCCGCCTTCGCGGACCTTCATCGTCAACGCATCAGCGGCGACGAAGGTGAACGGGC encodes the following:
- a CDS encoding site-specific integrase; translated protein: MQIARVISPVSLRESWTVLGDDDAPVAAVDRYLAYLTDIERSPNTVKAYAHDLKDWFGFLAERGLDWRAVRLDDVGEFVAWLRLPLRARHGQVAVLPSVPHHCTESTVNRKLSAVGAFYTHAARDGLDVSALLTSWQVGGARGGWKPFLHHISKGAPRSRRVIALKAPKKLPRVLSPDEVQAILDGCGRLRDRLLFAVLYDTGMRIGEALGLRHNDIAAAEHEVTVRRRDNANGARAKSQTVRTIPVSSALIRLFADYLHSEYGDLDSDYVFVNLWGRPQGHPLTYAAVYDLVRRLRRRTGIDFDPHWLRHTAATRLLRDGVSIEVVAHLLGHAHVATTTTTYGHLTVEDARRVMEQAGWFTDGQVRL